Proteins encoded together in one uncultured Desulfosarcina sp. window:
- a CDS encoding PAS domain S-box protein, whose translation MKSPIPLKGYLSLLFGIVAILPIVTIAVLVWFFIMPGAKSRTGSQHQALARTIAGQISTYLEGGERQLTALAEYLQSRQVQPDMAPVRLLDAQCGTGEFFETLFVVDNSETVIQSVGLPISRRASREDFIGLDLSGRKFAEAAKDHTEPVWSQTFLSTVSSRMAVALTIPLADGFIIGEITLDRLSAFIRQLPVESEYLTMVIDSRGQIVADSRNLRWGEVLQASFPLAGGPTGGPSAATKTFELDGERMLGTLVEMDVAGWKVLVAQPIRLAFQPVRDTFALIALGMAVALGLVFSISWLLAGKFSALFTSYARKAESIAKGRYDLQWPTAKTREAAWLGQSLERMADMIKQREKDLVNGEKRLKGLLANVPGVVYQFTANPENPGSYISELVLLSKAAEMFGLDSGPEAYFDDFVACLPAADQPRFITSVREAVEKFKPWYYQGRFIKPSGEALWIEGNSTPRRVGDKIVFYGLLTDITHRKEMEASLYLTQFSFDHAPVAIQRLSADGRILEVNAAAVRMLGYSREELTCMTVLDIDTLATPESGVAFWETVKKRGGLLLETVHRRKDGQEIQVEINSNLFEYEGQEYAIVFIQDITERKRIEASLRITQFSFDNASVGIHRVLRDGRILEVNRQFAQMLGYTKKELETMSIMDIDPAITDETWGSTWQELVARGLIAHESNHRRKDGRLIPVEIYANLLEFEGQQYAIAFAQEITERKQAEKALRENEQLMANILESMNEGVLVLDHEFKYRIVNKKLETLGAARENLLGKRPWEAFPYIKGTDVEKRIRSAMKGNVIENLEIQLPIVSNGCPVWSRDSFSPLKDVNGSVIGVVGVVNDITKQKQNEEELYRLRNYLSNIIDSMPSILVAVDRDGKVTQWNRRAEQVTGILSDKAQTQPLAKVLPGLADEMARIGAAIRERRVISASKVPRKLEQEIRYEDVTIYPLVTNGVEGAVIRVDDATERVRLEEMMIQSEKMLSVGGLAAGMAHEINNPLAGILQNASVLSNRLTGDLPANHDAANVAGTTMTAIRHYLELRKLPDMLENIRKSGDLAATIVKNMLSFARKGDSTISSHDLGSLLDQSLELLKTDYDMKKHYDFKKIEIVREYDDAAVPVPCESSKIQQVFMNILRNGAEAMSEVSGPPIQPMFILRVQNEGDWVRVEIEDNGPGMDEATRRRIFEPFFTTKPVGKGTGLGLSVSYFIIAEDHGGEMRVDAVENGGSRFVLRLPKNGKDGF comes from the coding sequence ATGAAATCCCCCATTCCTCTGAAGGGCTATTTGTCGCTGCTTTTTGGCATCGTGGCGATTCTGCCGATAGTCACCATTGCCGTTTTGGTCTGGTTTTTCATCATGCCGGGTGCCAAGTCCCGTACGGGAAGCCAGCATCAGGCGCTTGCCCGTACGATTGCCGGCCAGATTTCGACCTATCTGGAAGGCGGCGAGCGCCAATTGACCGCTTTGGCCGAATATCTCCAAAGCCGACAGGTTCAGCCGGATATGGCGCCCGTACGCTTGTTGGATGCCCAATGCGGCACCGGAGAATTTTTCGAAACCCTGTTCGTCGTCGACAATTCCGAAACCGTTATTCAATCGGTCGGCCTGCCAATATCGCGCCGCGCGAGCCGTGAAGATTTCATTGGATTGGATCTTTCCGGCCGAAAGTTTGCCGAAGCTGCCAAAGATCATACGGAACCAGTCTGGTCGCAAACTTTTTTGTCCACGGTCAGCAGTCGTATGGCAGTGGCGCTGACCATTCCGCTGGCCGATGGCTTCATCATCGGGGAGATCACTCTGGACAGGCTTTCTGCCTTTATCCGCCAGCTGCCGGTGGAATCCGAATATCTTACAATGGTGATTGATTCCCGGGGCCAGATCGTGGCTGATTCCCGCAATCTGCGCTGGGGAGAGGTGTTGCAAGCAAGTTTCCCTCTCGCCGGGGGACCCACCGGCGGACCTTCGGCGGCCACCAAAACCTTTGAATTGGATGGCGAACGCATGTTGGGGACGCTGGTGGAAATGGATGTGGCGGGCTGGAAGGTCCTGGTTGCCCAGCCGATCCGCCTGGCCTTTCAACCGGTCCGGGATACGTTCGCGCTGATCGCACTGGGGATGGCCGTTGCCCTTGGCCTGGTCTTCTCAATCTCCTGGCTTCTGGCCGGCAAGTTCAGCGCGCTTTTTACGTCCTATGCCCGGAAGGCGGAATCCATCGCCAAGGGCCGCTACGACCTGCAATGGCCGACGGCCAAAACGAGGGAGGCCGCTTGGCTGGGCCAAAGCTTAGAGCGCATGGCCGACATGATCAAGCAGCGTGAAAAAGATCTGGTTAACGGCGAAAAACGCCTGAAAGGTCTTTTAGCCAATGTCCCTGGTGTGGTCTACCAGTTCACGGCAAATCCGGAGAATCCCGGCTCCTATATCTCCGAGCTTGTACTGCTGTCAAAGGCTGCCGAGATGTTTGGCCTGGATTCGGGACCGGAAGCCTATTTCGATGATTTTGTCGCCTGCCTGCCTGCTGCGGATCAACCCAGGTTTATTACATCCGTTAGAGAAGCCGTCGAGAAATTCAAACCCTGGTACTACCAGGGACGATTTATCAAACCCTCGGGAGAGGCGCTTTGGATCGAAGGCAATTCCACGCCCCGCCGGGTCGGCGATAAAATCGTTTTTTACGGGCTGCTAACGGACATCACCCACCGCAAGGAGATGGAGGCTTCCCTGTATCTGACCCAGTTCAGTTTTGACCACGCCCCGGTTGCGATTCAAAGGCTGTCGGCGGATGGGCGCATTCTGGAGGTCAACGCCGCCGCCGTCCGGATGCTGGGGTATTCTCGTGAAGAACTCACCTGCATGACTGTTCTGGATATCGATACGCTCGCAACTCCGGAATCGGGGGTGGCGTTCTGGGAAACCGTGAAGAAGCGGGGAGGGCTTCTTCTGGAGACCGTTCACCGCCGGAAAGACGGCCAGGAAATCCAGGTCGAAATCAATTCCAACCTGTTCGAATATGAGGGCCAGGAATACGCCATCGTCTTCATCCAGGACATCACCGAACGAAAACGAATCGAAGCGTCCCTGCGGATCACCCAATTCAGCTTCGACAATGCCAGTGTCGGTATTCATCGGGTCTTGAGGGATGGACGGATTCTGGAAGTGAACCGACAATTCGCGCAAATGCTTGGCTATACCAAAAAAGAACTGGAGACGATGTCGATAATGGACATCGATCCTGCAATTACCGATGAAACCTGGGGATCGACTTGGCAGGAATTGGTTGCCCGGGGGTTAATCGCCCATGAAAGCAATCACCGCAGGAAAGACGGTCGCCTGATTCCCGTCGAGATTTATGCCAATCTTCTGGAATTCGAAGGCCAACAGTATGCCATTGCCTTTGCCCAGGAGATTACCGAGCGCAAACAGGCGGAGAAGGCGTTGCGTGAAAACGAACAATTGATGGCCAATATTTTAGAATCGATGAACGAGGGTGTTCTGGTGCTGGACCATGAGTTCAAATATCGGATTGTGAACAAGAAACTGGAGACGTTGGGGGCGGCAAGAGAAAATCTGCTCGGGAAAAGGCCTTGGGAAGCGTTTCCGTATATCAAGGGGACTGATGTTGAAAAACGAATCCGTAGCGCGATGAAAGGCAACGTGATTGAAAACTTGGAAATACAGCTTCCCATCGTATCCAATGGATGCCCCGTATGGTCCCGAGATTCATTTTCGCCTCTCAAGGATGTCAACGGCAGCGTCATCGGGGTAGTCGGCGTAGTCAACGATATCACCAAACAAAAACAAAACGAAGAGGAACTCTACCGCTTGCGGAATTACCTGTCCAATATCATCGACTCCATGCCGTCCATCCTTGTTGCCGTGGACCGTGACGGCAAGGTGACCCAGTGGAACCGCCGGGCCGAGCAGGTAACCGGTATTCTTTCCGATAAGGCCCAAACCCAGCCCCTGGCCAAGGTGCTTCCCGGTCTGGCCGATGAGATGGCGCGCATCGGGGCGGCCATCCGGGAGCGGCGGGTGATCAGCGCCTCCAAGGTGCCCCGCAAACTGGAACAGGAGATCCGTTACGAAGACGTCACCATTTACCCGTTGGTGACCAATGGGGTAGAGGGTGCGGTGATCCGGGTGGACGATGCGACCGAACGGGTTCGCCTGGAGGAAATGATGATCCAGAGCGAGAAAATGCTTTCCGTGGGCGGCCTGGCCGCGGGCATGGCCCACGAGATCAACAACCCTCTGGCCGGCATTCTTCAGAACGCCTCCGTTTTGTCCAACCGGTTGACCGGCGATCTGCCCGCCAACCACGATGCGGCCAACGTGGCCGGCACCACGATGACGGCCATCCGGCACTACCTGGAACTGCGCAAGCTGCCCGATATGCTGGAGAACATCCGCAAGTCCGGTGATTTGGCGGCAACCATCGTTAAGAATATGCTCAGCTTTGCCCGCAAGGGCGACAGCACCATTTCCAGCCATGACCTCGGCAGCCTGCTGGACCAATCCCTGGAACTGCTCAAAACCGATTACGATATGAAGAAGCACTACGACTTCAAGAAGATCGAGATCGTGCGGGAGTACGACGATGCGGCCGTACCGGTGCCCTGCGAGTCCAGCAAAATCCAGCAGGTGTTCATGAATATCCTTAGGAACGGTGCCGAGGCCATGTCCGAGGTGTCGGGTCCACCGATTCAACCGATGTTTATCCTGCGCGTCCAAAACGAAGGTGACTGGGTGCGGGTGGAGATCGAGGACAACGGTCCGGGTATGGACGAGGCCACCCGGCGGCGCATCTTCGAGCCTTTCTTCACCACCAAGCCGGTGGGCAAGGGCACGGGACTGGGTCTGTCGGTCTCCTATTTCATTATTGCCGAGGATCATGGCGGCGAGATGCGTGTGGATGCCGTGGAAAATGGCGGCTCCCGGTTCGTTCTTCGACTGCCAAAAAATGGTAAAGACGGTTTCTAA
- a CDS encoding ABC transporter substrate-binding protein — translation MRFFCPPKPIFQYRLFLSILFGVLLSGCSAEQPIRIGFLGSLSGRVADMGISARNAVQLAVEQCNEQGGIHGRRVTLIIKDDRQDAETAVQAVQELIAANVAAIVGPLVSNMATVVVPHLNEAQLLTVAPTVTTPHLSGQDDHFFRVCITAREHASRSARYQLDSGDMRRVAVVYDGDNRIFSENWLEDFKEPFLAGGGRVLTVIEYKEKDGRSFSAIARKLLAVDPDGILIIANPMDSGLLCQQIRQSNPSIKITLSNWGASQRLLEMGGKAVEGVTVPVAFDWDSPSPSYRTFRKQYLERYQREPGFAGFYAYDAVQVVLTALKASERGQPLKAVLLSIGEFDGLQGKIRFDACGDVVSSTASIRIVRNRKFVVVE, via the coding sequence ATGCGTTTTTTCTGTCCCCCCAAACCGATTTTCCAGTATCGGCTTTTTTTAAGCATTCTGTTTGGCGTTTTACTTTCGGGGTGTAGCGCTGAACAGCCCATTCGCATCGGCTTTTTGGGCAGCCTCTCCGGACGGGTGGCCGATATGGGGATATCGGCCCGCAATGCGGTCCAACTGGCCGTGGAGCAGTGCAATGAACAGGGCGGAATCCACGGCCGGCGGGTAACGCTGATCATCAAGGATGATCGGCAGGATGCAGAAACAGCGGTGCAAGCCGTACAGGAATTGATCGCGGCAAACGTTGCCGCCATTGTCGGCCCTCTGGTTTCCAACATGGCAACGGTCGTTGTACCGCATTTGAATGAAGCGCAGCTGCTCACCGTCGCGCCAACAGTTACCACCCCCCATTTGTCCGGCCAGGACGACCATTTTTTCCGTGTTTGTATCACCGCTCGCGAACACGCATCTCGCAGCGCCCGTTACCAGCTTGATTCGGGCGATATGCGGCGTGTTGCCGTCGTCTATGACGGCGACAACCGCATCTTTTCCGAAAACTGGCTGGAGGACTTCAAGGAACCGTTTCTTGCCGGTGGGGGCAGGGTTCTCACCGTCATTGAATATAAAGAAAAAGATGGCCGTTCCTTTTCGGCCATTGCCCGCAAGCTGCTGGCGGTCGATCCCGACGGCATTCTCATCATTGCCAATCCCATGGATTCCGGGTTGCTTTGCCAACAGATCCGTCAGTCCAATCCTTCCATAAAGATAACGCTTTCCAACTGGGGAGCGAGCCAACGGCTCCTGGAAATGGGCGGCAAGGCCGTGGAAGGGGTTACGGTACCCGTCGCCTTTGACTGGGATAGCCCGAGCCCATCGTACCGAACCTTTCGTAAACAATATCTTGAAAGGTACCAACGGGAGCCGGGTTTTGCCGGCTTTTATGCCTATGATGCGGTCCAGGTTGTACTGACGGCCTTGAAGGCAAGCGAGCGGGGGCAGCCGCTAAAAGCGGTCCTGCTTTCCATTGGCGAGTTCGACGGACTGCAGGGAAAGATCCGCTTCGATGCCTGCGGTGATGTCGTATCCTCTACTGCCTCAATTAGAATCGTCCGCAACCGGAAATTTGTTGTCGTGGAGTGA
- a CDS encoding septal ring lytic transglycosylase RlpA family protein, with product MRSYPNRWLIVLLFLLPMFLPACGLVRTTYRLTKGTVVMAYKVTRFAGSTVYTVGGFTFDVVTAPLSWPLVHEDIESIDGLSPKEAIAQGRVKASPYVVRGRRYVPMTVAQAQTYRETGVASWYGMETYRQRGGHMTANGEAFNPDGLSAAHKHLPLPTFVRVTNLSNRRSIVVRVNDRGPFVDGRIIDLSAGAAKKLGFYDKGTARVRVEAVQLESS from the coding sequence ATGCGCAGCTATCCCAACCGGTGGCTCATCGTCCTGCTTTTCCTGCTGCCGATGTTTCTGCCGGCCTGCGGTCTGGTGCGCACCACCTATCGGCTGACCAAGGGAACCGTGGTCATGGCCTACAAGGTGACCCGGTTTGCCGGCAGCACCGTCTATACCGTGGGCGGCTTCACCTTCGACGTGGTGACCGCCCCGCTGTCCTGGCCGCTGGTCCATGAGGACATCGAAAGCATCGACGGCCTGTCGCCCAAAGAGGCCATTGCCCAGGGTCGTGTGAAAGCCTCGCCCTACGTGGTGCGCGGCCGGCGCTACGTGCCCATGACCGTGGCCCAGGCCCAAACCTACCGGGAAACCGGGGTGGCTTCCTGGTACGGCATGGAAACCTACCGCCAACGCGGGGGCCACATGACGGCCAACGGCGAGGCCTTCAACCCCGACGGCCTGAGCGCCGCCCACAAGCACCTGCCCCTGCCCACCTTCGTGCGGGTGACCAACCTGTCCAACCGGCGCAGCATTGTCGTGCGGGTCAACGACCGGGGACCTTTTGTCGACGGCCGCATCATCGATTTGAGTGCCGGGGCGGCCAAAAAATTGGGGTTCTACGACAAGGGAACGGCGCGGGTGCGGGTAGAGGCCGTGCAGTTGGAGAGTTCATAG
- a CDS encoding M20 family metallopeptidase, which produces MPTDIQAFMDGRVEKFISDLETLVNIDSGSDNLAGIEAVARVLDPRLKAIGFTTCLKKLGTQGVPCLEAFNVSEEEKSDILFLGHMDTVFPDNEAAKRPFSMDGRRATGPGVSDMKGGLVLALHTLEALHDAGVLDRLAVRVCFNGDEEVGSKASRRWIENHALNSRRVFVFEPCRPAHRFVLNRKGGGVFTITASGVSAHAGVEPEKGANAAVEIAHQVLAVQRFNDDAEKGISAHVTVLRSGEKTNIIPDKAQAKVDVRVARKDQIARVESFFRSMPDRTHVPGVSLTVRGAVERPPMEADDRAMALWRLFEKKAESIGLTVDATTTGGCSDGNWSSALGIPTIDGMGPVGGNAHRSDEYVDLSSIVPQIQLIASVCQSIARQS; this is translated from the coding sequence ATGCCAACGGATATACAAGCTTTCATGGACGGCAGGGTTGAGAAGTTCATCAGCGACTTGGAAACCCTTGTCAATATCGATAGCGGCAGCGACAATCTTGCCGGTATTGAGGCCGTGGCTCGGGTCCTGGACCCGCGGTTGAAAGCTATCGGCTTTACGACGTGCTTGAAAAAACTCGGGACGCAGGGGGTTCCCTGTCTGGAGGCCTTCAATGTTTCGGAAGAAGAAAAATCCGATATCCTGTTTTTAGGACATATGGATACGGTTTTCCCTGACAATGAGGCTGCAAAGCGGCCTTTTAGCATGGACGGTCGTCGGGCCACCGGTCCTGGTGTCAGCGATATGAAGGGGGGGCTGGTTCTGGCCCTGCACACGCTCGAAGCCTTGCATGATGCCGGCGTGCTCGATCGTTTGGCTGTGCGGGTTTGCTTCAACGGAGACGAAGAGGTGGGATCAAAGGCATCGCGGCGCTGGATCGAGAACCATGCCTTAAACAGCCGTCGTGTCTTTGTTTTCGAACCTTGCCGGCCGGCACATCGCTTTGTTTTGAATCGAAAAGGCGGTGGCGTGTTTACGATCACAGCAAGTGGCGTGTCGGCCCATGCCGGTGTAGAGCCGGAAAAGGGCGCCAATGCAGCCGTCGAGATCGCTCACCAGGTTCTTGCCGTTCAGCGCTTCAATGACGATGCTGAGAAAGGGATTTCAGCTCATGTCACCGTTTTGCGAAGCGGAGAAAAGACCAACATCATTCCCGACAAAGCCCAGGCCAAGGTAGACGTAAGAGTTGCCCGCAAGGATCAGATCGCCAGGGTGGAATCCTTTTTCCGGTCGATGCCGGATCGCACCCATGTGCCCGGCGTGAGCCTGACGGTGCGCGGCGCCGTCGAACGACCGCCCATGGAGGCCGATGATCGGGCCATGGCGCTCTGGAGACTGTTCGAGAAGAAGGCCGAATCGATCGGATTGACCGTCGATGCCACCACGACCGGCGGCTGTTCGGACGGCAATTGGTCTTCGGCACTGGGCATTCCCACCATCGATGGCATGGGTCCTGTCGGCGGCAATGCCCACCGGTCGGATGAATACGTGGACCTTTCCAGCATCGTACCCCAGATTCAGCTCATCGCATCGGTTTGTCAATCGATTGCCCGCCAATCATAG
- a CDS encoding ABC transporter permease: MAGKIKSQRLRNYLRDPSALIGSLLLFIFLLCAVFAPLLAPMDPYDLTTVDLGNFLLPPAWMDGSVASFPLGTDDQGRGILSTILYGLRTSLIVGFSVVTISSVLGIVLGMLAAYYGGFLDAIIMRLADTVFAFSTTLLAVLLLGAFETRGIATVIFAICIANWVKYARTIRGSVLEIKDNAYVVAARSSGAGDARILFRHILPNALPPIFVVMAVDLAVAIMLEATLSFLGVGVPLTKPSMGMMISIGKNYIYAGMWWLTLFPGATLILLVVAINLFSDWLRDELNPKLARQT; this comes from the coding sequence ATGGCCGGCAAAATAAAATCTCAGCGCCTGCGTAACTATTTGAGGGATCCCTCGGCCCTGATTGGTAGTCTCCTGCTGTTCATCTTCTTGCTTTGCGCAGTCTTTGCACCGCTGCTGGCCCCCATGGACCCCTATGATCTGACCACAGTCGATCTGGGTAATTTCCTGCTGCCGCCGGCCTGGATGGACGGCAGCGTGGCCAGCTTCCCGCTGGGCACCGATGACCAGGGGCGCGGCATCCTCTCCACCATTCTATATGGCCTGCGTACTTCGCTGATCGTCGGTTTTTCGGTGGTGACCATTTCAAGTGTCTTAGGAATTGTTCTTGGCATGCTGGCCGCTTACTATGGTGGTTTCCTGGATGCCATCATTATGCGTCTTGCAGACACGGTATTCGCATTTTCCACAACCTTACTGGCTGTGCTGCTGCTGGGGGCCTTTGAAACACGCGGCATTGCCACGGTGATTTTCGCCATCTGCATCGCCAACTGGGTCAAGTACGCCCGCACCATCCGCGGCAGTGTCCTTGAAATCAAGGACAACGCCTATGTGGTCGCTGCACGATCATCCGGCGCCGGAGACGCCCGTATCCTTTTCCGCCACATCCTGCCTAACGCCCTGCCCCCGATTTTTGTGGTTATGGCCGTGGACTTGGCCGTTGCAATCATGCTGGAGGCGACCTTGAGCTTTCTCGGCGTCGGCGTGCCGCTCACCAAACCCTCCATGGGTATGATGATCTCCATCGGTAAAAATTACATATACGCAGGCATGTGGTGGCTGACGCTGTTTCCCGGTGCAACCCTGATTCTGCTGGTGGTGGCCATCAATCTTTTCTCGGACTGGCTGCGCGACGAGCTTAATCCCAAACTGGCAAGACAAACATAG
- a CDS encoding ABC transporter permease, protein MATYLIKRLLQGIIVLLAVSFVCFIIFRYTGDPVLMLAGKYATQQEREMVRVAYGLDRPMHIQYISFIGGALRGNFGKSYISQVDAFDMIVERMPATLELAFTAICISFILGVGLGVVISVWPTGVLNRAIMAGSILGISIPTFLIGILLVMVFSVYLEILPSFGRGDTIQVGLWRTGLLTVDGWKHIVLPALTLSGYQLAVLLRLTRAGMREVLSEEYIKTAWAKGLSPFKVIIKHALRNVLIPVVTIAGLSFGELIAFSIVTETIFQWPGMGNLLLTSIFETDQPVIVTYIMLAAFIILTINILVDLMYALLNPKIRY, encoded by the coding sequence ATGGCCACCTATCTAATTAAACGGCTGCTTCAGGGAATCATCGTCCTTCTGGCGGTCTCGTTTGTCTGCTTTATCATCTTCCGCTATACCGGCGATCCGGTGCTGATGCTGGCCGGCAAATACGCTACCCAGCAGGAGCGTGAGATGGTACGGGTGGCCTACGGCCTGGACCGGCCGATGCATATCCAGTACATCAGTTTTATCGGTGGTGCCCTGCGGGGCAACTTCGGCAAGTCCTACATCAGCCAGGTGGACGCCTTCGATATGATCGTGGAGCGCATGCCGGCGACCCTGGAACTGGCCTTTACCGCCATCTGTATCAGTTTCATCCTGGGCGTGGGGCTGGGCGTCGTGATTTCGGTGTGGCCCACTGGCGTATTGAACCGGGCGATCATGGCTGGATCGATCCTGGGTATCTCGATCCCCACCTTTCTCATCGGTATATTACTGGTGATGGTGTTTTCGGTCTATCTTGAGATTCTGCCCTCCTTCGGCCGCGGTGACACCATCCAAGTCGGCCTCTGGCGCACCGGGCTGCTTACGGTCGACGGATGGAAGCATATCGTCCTGCCGGCTCTCACCCTTTCGGGCTATCAGCTGGCCGTACTCCTGCGACTCACCCGGGCCGGCATGCGAGAAGTACTCTCCGAAGAGTACATCAAAACGGCTTGGGCAAAGGGCCTGTCGCCCTTCAAGGTGATCATCAAACACGCCCTGCGCAATGTTCTCATTCCGGTGGTGACCATTGCAGGGCTATCATTTGGCGAACTGATTGCGTTTTCTATTGTTACCGAGACCATCTTTCAGTGGCCCGGAATGGGAAATTTACTGCTGACCTCCATCTTCGAGACCGATCAGCCGGTGATCGTAACTTACATCATGCTGGCGGCGTTTATCATTCTGACCATTAACATTCTGGTGGATCTGATGTATGCGCTGCTCAACCCAAAAATCAGGTATTAG
- a CDS encoding ABC transporter substrate-binding protein — protein MKRIALILIVALLALPAVAMAKADLVVVTDAPPKSMNPHAFSSDANLSYMSNFFDGLLQRPAPDGKLSPALAVKWKRLDGTTWKFDLRKGVKFHNGNDFTAADVKFTFERMKDPQYSKLLNIANSIASIETPDDYTVIFKTVKPVPWFAETMHQNFIVDMESSKDRDDGDYNTRPIGTGAYKFVEWVKGSYVRMMANEDYWEGTPKYKNVDIRPITEEATRFAALAGKQADIINGVPVTLIERIEKMPHVKLISRPARRAIYMDMSNKEGTPFADVRVRKAIAHAINEDEIIEKVMRGQATPAAQVPDVPTVGYVPGLKRLSYDPALAKKLLADAGYPDGFAITVAGPNDRYVNDEKICEAVAKYLAKIGLKVTLDVKPKSIFFDELSDYKHRFYLIGWFDGSYDFGRSAEKLLHTPDKEKGMGAYNGAIYSDPQLDRMIIDSSSIIDRAERQKALQAINKKSVEDVAWIPLHYQQDIYAVVKDSGVAFTPRPDQWIVAKEIK, from the coding sequence ATGAAACGAATCGCCCTGATCCTGATCGTCGCCCTGCTGGCCCTGCCCGCCGTGGCGATGGCCAAAGCGGACCTGGTGGTGGTGACCGACGCCCCGCCCAAGTCCATGAACCCGCATGCGTTTTCTTCCGACGCCAACCTCTCCTACATGTCCAACTTTTTCGACGGGCTGCTGCAGCGGCCCGCGCCCGACGGCAAGCTCTCGCCGGCCCTGGCCGTGAAATGGAAGCGTCTGGACGGCACCACCTGGAAATTCGACCTGCGCAAGGGGGTCAAATTTCACAACGGCAACGATTTTACCGCCGCCGACGTAAAGTTCACCTTTGAACGCATGAAGGATCCTCAATACTCCAAACTGCTCAATATCGCCAACTCCATCGCCTCCATTGAAACGCCCGATGACTACACGGTGATATTCAAGACCGTCAAGCCAGTGCCGTGGTTCGCCGAGACCATGCACCAGAATTTCATTGTGGATATGGAGTCATCAAAGGACCGCGACGACGGGGACTACAATACCCGGCCCATTGGCACCGGCGCCTACAAATTCGTCGAATGGGTCAAGGGGTCCTACGTGCGCATGATGGCCAACGAGGACTACTGGGAAGGCACCCCCAAGTATAAAAACGTGGACATCCGCCCGATTACCGAAGAGGCTACCCGTTTCGCCGCCCTGGCCGGCAAACAGGCTGACATCATCAACGGCGTGCCCGTCACCCTGATCGAGCGGATCGAAAAGATGCCCCACGTGAAGTTGATTTCCCGTCCGGCACGCCGGGCCATCTACATGGATATGTCTAACAAAGAAGGGACGCCTTTCGCCGACGTTCGGGTGCGCAAGGCCATTGCCCACGCCATCAACGAGGACGAGATCATCGAGAAGGTCATGCGCGGTCAGGCTACGCCCGCGGCCCAGGTGCCGGATGTGCCTACCGTCGGCTACGTGCCCGGGTTGAAGCGACTGTCCTACGACCCGGCCCTGGCCAAAAAGTTGCTGGCCGATGCGGGTTACCCCGACGGCTTTGCAATCACCGTGGCCGGTCCCAACGACCGCTATGTGAACGACGAGAAGATCTGCGAAGCCGTGGCCAAGTACCTGGCCAAGATCGGTCTCAAGGTGACCCTGGACGTCAAACCCAAATCCATTTTCTTCGACGAGTTGTCCGACTACAAGCACCGCTTTTACCTGATCGGCTGGTTCGACGGATCCTACGACTTCGGACGCAGTGCCGAGAAGTTGCTGCACACGCCGGATAAGGAAAAGGGCATGGGGGCATACAACGGCGCGATCTACTCCGACCCGCAACTGGACAGGATGATCATCGATTCCTCGTCCATCATCGACCGGGCCGAACGGCAAAAAGCCCTGCAGGCCATCAACAAGAAGTCTGTTGAGGACGTGGCCTGGATTCCGCTGCACTACCAGCAGGACATCTATGCCGTGGTCAAAGACTCGGGGGTAGCGTTCACGCCGCGTCCGGATCAGTGGATTGTTGCCAAGGAAATCAAGTAA